Proteins co-encoded in one Prevotella sp. E13-27 genomic window:
- a CDS encoding DUF4236 domain-containing protein → MGWRFRKRIKILPGIRLNLSKSGISTTVGVRGASVTFGPNGTYLNTGIPGTGIYSRERISGPSMSTGSYYIINTSNSSVETNLFNHRYFLVSEQGIRIPVFKTNFSIAYLIALLTPILGLFLFMYGWWMIACSLLTALIHIVCWTVLYDKVDYSSKTASFAFQWIKNDFDAKVKHFQKGHQVRMAISDIIAFFCLYPLFAMFGEFMSLFSSWPRTYEGGVIVTIITIITVFLWIAASCQEYAMLKKLKTIIIPFSERADRNRDVAISLAFNDIRIGEGIAKHDIANWQLTDEYDNYKSFFVQKTLIVDGINYECDCIISSIDDIIGSLEVIIEKNISKDLYPLFVTKYGVPNGKEIKDFDSPFSKAWNYNNCQIAFQYGVFGREVDAKTSQFEQIRITYIDRKCNAEIKVLSEERKQKERIEQLHKAELAKVEKTRNEEIERLRKIEQREKESLQI, encoded by the coding sequence ATGGGATGGAGATTTAGAAAACGCATAAAAATACTCCCTGGCATAAGATTAAATCTTAGTAAGAGTGGGATAAGCACTACAGTCGGTGTTCGTGGAGCGAGTGTAACATTTGGTCCAAATGGAACTTATTTAAACACTGGCATCCCCGGAACAGGCATTTATAGCCGTGAAAGAATATCAGGCCCATCTATGTCTACTGGGAGTTATTATATCATTAACACCTCCAATTCATCGGTAGAGACGAATTTGTTTAATCATAGATATTTTCTCGTATCTGAACAAGGCATAAGGATTCCTGTATTCAAAACGAACTTCTCTATTGCATACTTAATTGCATTATTGACTCCAATATTGGGTCTTTTTCTATTTATGTACGGGTGGTGGATGATAGCTTGTAGCCTTTTAACCGCTTTGATACATATTGTCTGTTGGACGGTTCTTTATGATAAGGTTGACTATAGTTCAAAAACAGCAAGTTTTGCTTTCCAATGGATAAAAAATGATTTCGACGCAAAGGTTAAGCATTTTCAAAAAGGCCATCAGGTCAGAATGGCCATATCTGATATCATTGCCTTTTTCTGTTTATATCCATTATTTGCAATGTTCGGCGAATTTATGAGCTTATTCAGCTCATGGCCAAGAACCTATGAAGGGGGCGTTATAGTTACTATAATTACAATTATAACAGTTTTTTTATGGATTGCGGCTTCCTGCCAAGAGTATGCGATGCTAAAGAAATTGAAAACCATCATAATTCCTTTTAGTGAAAGAGCAGACAGAAACAGGGATGTTGCTATTAGTTTAGCGTTTAATGACATTAGAATTGGAGAGGGTATAGCAAAGCACGATATTGCTAATTGGCAACTAACAGATGAATATGATAATTATAAATCTTTCTTCGTTCAGAAAACGTTAATCGTAGATGGGATAAACTATGAATGTGATTGTATTATCAGCAGTATTGATGATATTATTGGTTCTTTGGAAGTAATAATTGAAAAAAACATTTCAAAGGATTTATACCCATTGTTTGTTACTAAGTACGGTGTGCCAAATGGAAAAGAAATAAAAGACTTTGATTCTCCTTTTTCTAAAGCATGGAACTATAATAACTGTCAAATAGCATTTCAATATGGTGTTTTCGGAAGAGAAGTTGATGCGAAAACTTCACAATTCGAGCAGATACGAATAACATACATAGATAGGAAATGTAATGCTGAGATAAAAGTGTTAAGCGAAGAAAGAAAACAGAAAGAACGTATAGAACAATTACATAAAGCAGAACTCGCAAAAGTAGAAAAGACTCGCAATGAAGAAATAGAAAGGCTCAGAAAAATAGAGCAAAGAGAAAAAGAAAGTCTACAAATATAG